A DNA window from Clostridia bacterium contains the following coding sequences:
- a CDS encoding transketolase C-terminal domain-containing protein: MYENIEMRRVFGEALDELMAKDERIVVIDADLAKANGTFSLRDKYPERALDVGVTEQNMASFAAGMASYGFIPFICTFTPFATRRMCDQVTISIRYAGRNVKIVGTDPGISAELNGGTHMSMEDIGVLRSVPGMVIFEPVDAIQLVKALPKVIEYDGAVYIRMFRKTTPIVFKEDYEFDLFKADMLKEGKDVSIFASGMMVKEALDAAEMLKADGIDAEIINIHTIKPIDNRAVVDSAKKTGAVVTCENHNVIGGLRSAVAEVLIEEYPVPLRSIGIKDHFGEVGNIDYLKKKYKMTGLDIVKAAKEVVLLK; the protein is encoded by the coding sequence ATGTATGAGAATATTGAAATGCGTCGAGTTTTCGGAGAAGCCTTAGATGAGCTTATGGCAAAGGACGAAAGAATTGTTGTGATAGATGCTGACCTGGCAAAGGCAAATGGAACTTTTTCCCTTAGGGATAAATACCCGGAAAGAGCTTTGGATGTCGGTGTAACAGAACAGAATATGGCAAGCTTCGCTGCCGGAATGGCGTCCTATGGCTTCATACCATTCATATGCACTTTTACGCCATTTGCCACCAGAAGGATGTGCGACCAGGTAACCATATCCATAAGATATGCAGGAAGGAATGTAAAGATTGTAGGTACTGATCCGGGAATATCTGCAGAGTTGAACGGAGGCACTCATATGAGCATGGAAGACATCGGGGTGCTTCGCAGCGTACCGGGTATGGTTATTTTTGAGCCTGTGGATGCGATACAGCTTGTAAAGGCACTGCCAAAGGTTATAGAATACGATGGTGCGGTATATATAAGAATGTTCAGAAAAACTACACCGATAGTATTCAAGGAAGACTATGAGTTTGATCTTTTCAAAGCAGATATGCTTAAGGAAGGTAAAGATGTGAGTATATTCGCATCGGGAATGATGGTTAAGGAAGCCCTTGATGCAGCTGAAATGCTCAAGGCTGATGGTATAGATGCCGAAATAATAAATATCCATACAATAAAGCCGATTGATAATAGGGCGGTAGTTGATTCTGCAAAGAAAACAGGTGCTGTAGTGACCTGTGAGAATCACAATGTAATAGGTGGCCTTAGGAGTGCTGTGGCAGAGGTGCTGATTGAGGAGTATCCTGTGCCTTTGCGATCAATAGGAATCAAAGATCACTTCGGCGAAGTAGGAAATATAGATTACCTGAAAAAGAAGTATAAAATGACGGGATTGGATATAGTAAAAGCGGCAAAGGAAGTAGTTTTACTCAAGTAA
- a CDS encoding type II secretion system F family protein produces the protein MLTAIIIGTFATVSFSMVLLLSMLFRNKLNIQSRIKNFVHANEKVPGTQEGSFSERVITPALGKANSFLDRITPKNYYNQMERRIKEAGNPKGITVGGIVFFQICFTCASAAAAALLWIVMDAALLKVLVILGSLLGIINILPKYYLKHKIVERQKEIEKSLPDALDLLTVSIEAGLSFDGAVAKLVEKMSGVLVEEFAIVLKEMRVGVSKRDAFRSLIERVPVPSLVTFVGSILQADQLGVSIGNVLRIQSSLVRQKRRQKTQENAMKAPIKMLIPMIIFIMPTIFIVLIGPVLIIAMKAFAK, from the coding sequence ATGCTTACGGCTATAATCATAGGTACATTTGCAACTGTCAGCTTTTCTATGGTGCTGCTGCTAAGCATGCTTTTCAGGAATAAGCTGAATATACAGAGTAGGATAAAAAACTTTGTGCATGCCAACGAGAAAGTGCCGGGTACACAGGAGGGCTCATTTTCAGAAAGGGTAATAACACCTGCGCTGGGTAAGGCTAATAGCTTCTTGGACAGGATTACACCAAAGAACTATTATAATCAGATGGAAAGGAGAATAAAGGAGGCAGGAAACCCAAAGGGAATAACCGTAGGGGGCATTGTCTTTTTTCAAATATGCTTCACTTGTGCTTCTGCTGCAGCTGCTGCTTTACTGTGGATTGTAATGGATGCAGCTTTGCTTAAGGTGTTGGTCATTCTAGGCTCATTGTTAGGCATAATCAATATTTTGCCTAAATACTATCTGAAGCATAAGATTGTTGAGAGGCAAAAGGAAATAGAAAAGAGTCTTCCTGATGCACTTGACCTTCTTACAGTATCTATTGAAGCAGGGCTAAGCTTTGACGGTGCAGTTGCAAAGCTGGTGGAAAAAATGTCTGGAGTGCTTGTGGAAGAATTCGCTATTGTATTGAAGGAGATGCGAGTGGGTGTATCCAAAAGGGACGCATTTAGGTCTCTTATAGAAAGGGTGCCGGTGCCAAGCCTTGTTACTTTTGTAGGTTCCATACTACAGGCAGATCAATTGGGGGTAAGCATAGGAAACGTTCTTAGGATTCAGTCCTCTTTGGTAAGACAGAAGAGGAGGCAGAAAACACAGGAGAATGCTATGAAAGCACCGATAAAAATGCTGATACCGATGATAATATTCATTATGCCCACAATATTTATAGTGCTTATTGGACCAGTGCTGATAATAGCAATGAAAGCTTTTGCCAAATAA
- a CDS encoding response regulator, producing the protein MENKIKVVIVDDSEQTRDNIAAIMNFDKDIVIVGEAKNGMEAIAVVKDKKPNVVLMDINMPEMDGIKATQTLTEEGVESSIIMMSIQGEGEYIKRAMSAGARDYVVKPFGIKELVDTVRRVYELDMSKKRKISSVSANKVESKIISIFSTKGGVGKTTVATNLAVALSNLTGKKVALLDFDLQFGDVAICLNLYVKNSITELVKDFANIEQDPGLLEEYLLTHYSGIKVLAAPIRPENAEYVTADHINKIIDHLKGRYDYIIIDTSHGFNDIVITALDMSDLIIYVSTLDLPSIKNTKNGLEVMKSLNYPNEKVRIVVNKSNESFGINHTDFESALGVGIWVMIPDDVASVTVSVNNGHPLVSHRRSSPVSKKICKLAQSIIGDEKVKKSLFAAMF; encoded by the coding sequence ATGGAAAATAAAATAAAGGTTGTTATAGTCGATGATTCTGAGCAGACGAGAGATAACATTGCAGCTATAATGAACTTTGATAAGGATATAGTTATAGTTGGGGAAGCTAAAAATGGAATGGAAGCTATAGCAGTTGTAAAGGATAAGAAACCTAATGTTGTGCTTATGGACATTAACATGCCTGAAATGGATGGGATAAAAGCCACACAGACCTTAACTGAAGAAGGTGTGGAATCTTCTATAATAATGATGTCTATCCAAGGTGAAGGTGAATATATAAAGAGGGCAATGTCTGCGGGAGCTCGTGACTATGTTGTGAAGCCCTTTGGTATAAAAGAACTGGTGGATACCGTAAGACGTGTATATGAGCTGGATATGAGCAAGAAGAGAAAGATAAGCAGTGTTTCTGCAAATAAAGTAGAATCAAAGATAATAAGCATCTTTTCAACTAAGGGGGGAGTGGGTAAGACCACTGTAGCGACTAATCTTGCTGTAGCGCTTTCAAACCTGACGGGTAAAAAGGTTGCATTGCTGGATTTTGATTTGCAGTTTGGGGACGTTGCAATATGCTTGAACTTATATGTCAAGAACTCAATAACAGAGTTGGTTAAAGATTTTGCCAACATTGAGCAGGACCCAGGTTTATTGGAGGAATACCTTCTTACCCATTATTCGGGGATAAAGGTGCTGGCTGCACCTATTAGACCTGAAAATGCCGAGTATGTTACTGCAGATCATATAAATAAGATAATTGATCATCTAAAGGGCAGGTATGACTATATAATCATTGATACCTCCCATGGCTTTAATGATATTGTAATAACTGCTCTGGATATGTCGGACTTGATAATATATGTATCAACCCTTGACCTACCATCTATAAAAAACACTAAAAACGGGCTTGAGGTTATGAAATCACTTAATTACCCGAATGAGAAGGTTAGAATTGTAGTAAATAAGTCAAATGAAAGCTTTGGAATAAATCACACAGATTTTGAAAGTGCTCTTGGAGTGGGCATTTGGGTAATGATACCGGATGACGTAGCATCAGTAACTGTATCGGTAAACAATGGACACCCTCTAGTATCACATCGAAGATCATCGCCGGTGTCAAAAAAGATTTGTAAGCTTGCCCAGAGCATAATAGGTGACGAAAAGGTGAAAAAGAGTTTATTTGCAGCGATGTTCTAG
- a CDS encoding CpaF family protein, translating to MSLLKRMEQEKSEVLLEGRQSSRETKKEDPLGDVKSAIHKKIIERIDTGMLGREDDEQKLNAEIADIVEETLKEKELHFSRTERQSMINYIIDESIGFGPISKYLLDEEVSEIMVNGPEQIYVEKKGRLEIVDTFFEDNQHVMRIIEKIVSPLGRRIDESSPMVDARLPDGSRVNAIIPPLALNGPTITIRKFAKKPLQVGNLISYGTLTSDMAVFIEACIKARLNIVVSGGTGSGKTTTLNILSSFIPDDERILTIEDAAELQLRQEHVVRLESRPANIEGKGAINIRDLVKNSLRMRPDRIVIGEVRGGEALDMLQAMNTGHDGSLTTGHSNSPRDMLARLETMVLMAGMDLPVRAIREQISSAIDIIIQQSRMKDGSRKITHITEVQGMEKDTIILQDIFVFNEKGTDEKGRITGNFTATGIRPKFMEKLANTRVPLPNDLFNQV from the coding sequence ATGAGCTTACTTAAGAGGATGGAACAGGAAAAAAGTGAAGTGCTGTTGGAAGGCAGACAATCAAGCAGGGAGACGAAGAAAGAGGATCCTCTTGGTGATGTCAAAAGCGCAATACATAAGAAAATCATTGAAAGAATAGACACTGGGATGCTGGGCAGGGAAGATGACGAGCAAAAGCTAAATGCAGAAATAGCGGATATAGTGGAGGAGACCCTAAAAGAGAAGGAATTGCATTTCTCGCGCACTGAGCGTCAGTCTATGATTAACTATATTATAGACGAATCAATAGGCTTCGGTCCAATAAGCAAGTATCTTCTGGATGAGGAAGTATCAGAGATAATGGTCAATGGACCAGAGCAAATATACGTGGAAAAAAAGGGGCGCCTTGAGATAGTCGATACATTCTTTGAAGATAACCAGCATGTGATGAGAATCATTGAAAAGATAGTATCACCCTTGGGAAGAAGAATAGATGAGAGCTCTCCTATGGTTGACGCACGACTTCCTGATGGTTCCAGAGTAAATGCAATAATTCCGCCACTGGCCCTTAATGGACCGACAATAACTATCAGAAAGTTTGCCAAGAAGCCTCTGCAAGTGGGCAACCTGATATCCTATGGCACTTTGACCTCGGATATGGCAGTCTTTATTGAGGCGTGCATTAAGGCACGGCTTAATATTGTAGTATCAGGAGGCACCGGCAGTGGTAAGACTACAACCTTGAATATACTTTCTTCCTTTATTCCTGATGACGAAAGAATATTAACCATAGAAGATGCAGCAGAGCTGCAGCTCCGTCAGGAGCACGTAGTAAGGCTTGAAAGCAGACCTGCCAATATTGAAGGAAAGGGAGCCATAAATATAAGAGACCTGGTAAAAAATTCTCTTAGAATGCGGCCTGACAGAATAGTAATAGGCGAGGTTAGAGGCGGAGAAGCCTTGGACATGCTGCAAGCAATGAATACAGGTCATGATGGTTCTCTCACTACAGGTCACTCCAATTCACCAAGAGATATGCTTGCCAGGTTGGAAACAATGGTGCTTATGGCTGGAATGGACCTACCAGTAAGAGCTATCAGAGAGCAGATATCTTCGGCAATAGATATTATAATACAGCAGAGCAGGATGAAGGATGGCAGCAGAAAGATAACACATATTACAGAAGTGCAGGGTATGGAGAAGGATACAATTATACTTCAGGACATATTTGTATTCAACGAAAAGGGAACGGATGAAAAAGGAAGAATCACGGGCAACTTTACTGCTACCGGCATCAGGCCTAAATTCATGGAAAAGCTTGCGAATACCAGGGTGCCTTTACCAAACGACCTGTTCAATCAGGTATGA
- a CDS encoding type II secretion system F family protein gives MLEFLLLIFFMSLILVIYLLCEYFSGRRNVTSRLKNYLNPEKNKEKPEREKEIFWRDGMLAFGKTLGKSKWGSRYKEKIEIQLVQAHLPLKSEEYIAINIMIFLAAAVFFLVFTENLVGSIALASLAACAPLIYVNSRKKNIIQKIDQQLPDTLALISNTLKSGYSFLQAVDAAARELPPPISHEFQQILKEINLGVNTEKALESLSKRVQSKDLELIIMAVLIQRQIGGNLSEILDSISETIRSRIKIKGEIKILTAQGRVSGMIISLLPVALGILLYLINPSYILTLFGDPIGWGMLALAALMQGIGIFLIRRIIRIEV, from the coding sequence ATGCTGGAGTTTTTACTGTTGATATTTTTTATGAGCTTGATACTTGTCATATACTTGCTATGCGAATATTTTTCAGGGAGAAGAAATGTAACTAGCAGATTGAAGAACTATCTTAACCCGGAGAAGAATAAAGAAAAGCCTGAAAGAGAAAAGGAGATATTCTGGCGCGATGGTATGCTTGCTTTTGGCAAAACTCTCGGAAAAAGCAAATGGGGAAGCAGGTATAAGGAGAAAATAGAAATCCAGCTAGTTCAAGCGCATTTACCGCTAAAATCGGAAGAGTATATAGCAATAAATATAATGATCTTTTTAGCAGCAGCTGTATTTTTCCTCGTATTTACAGAAAACCTTGTGGGTTCAATTGCTTTAGCGTCACTTGCCGCTTGTGCTCCGCTAATTTATGTAAATTCAAGGAAAAAGAATATCATACAGAAGATTGACCAACAGCTTCCGGATACGTTAGCACTGATATCAAATACTCTAAAGTCAGGATATAGCTTTTTACAAGCAGTTGACGCTGCGGCAAGAGAGCTGCCTCCGCCTATTTCCCATGAATTCCAGCAGATATTAAAGGAAATAAATTTGGGGGTAAATACAGAAAAGGCATTGGAAAGCTTAAGCAAGAGAGTTCAAAGTAAGGACTTGGAGCTTATTATAATGGCAGTGCTTATACAAAGGCAAATAGGTGGCAATCTTTCAGAAATATTGGACAGCATTTCCGAAACAATTCGTTCGAGGATAAAGATAAAAGGAGAGATCAAAATACTTACAGCACAAGGCCGGGTTTCAGGAATGATAATATCCCTGCTGCCTGTAGCTCTTGGTATTTTACTTTACTTAATCAACCCTTCATATATTTTGACGTTATTTGGAGATCCGATAGGGTGGGGAATGCTGGCATTGGCTGCACTTATGCAGGGTATAGGGATATTCCTAATCAGGCGAATCATAAGAATAGAGGTGTAA
- a CDS encoding biotin transporter BioY: protein MQKRFSIRDLSYISLFATLIAVSGYISIPLPFSTVPVTAQTLAVMLAGSLLPVEHTAASIIVFLSMGAIGIPVFSGGTAGLGIIIGKTGGYLIGFLAGAVLISALKGKKAGFMRLLFVNAIGGILAVYAFGVIWLNYVTGIGISKAIIFGALPFIPGDMVKIVVAALLSGRLSKHININND from the coding sequence ATGCAGAAGAGATTTTCGATTAGAGACTTGAGTTACATATCATTATTTGCCACACTGATAGCAGTTTCAGGGTACATATCAATACCCCTTCCCTTTTCTACGGTGCCGGTAACTGCTCAGACTCTTGCAGTTATGCTGGCTGGTAGTTTATTGCCTGTTGAGCACACTGCTGCAAGCATTATTGTCTTTTTGTCCATGGGAGCAATCGGTATTCCTGTATTTTCCGGCGGCACTGCCGGCTTAGGCATAATTATAGGAAAGACCGGAGGCTATCTTATTGGCTTTCTTGCCGGAGCAGTTCTCATTTCAGCATTAAAGGGGAAAAAGGCTGGCTTTATGAGACTTCTCTTTGTCAATGCAATAGGCGGAATTCTCGCAGTATATGCCTTTGGTGTAATATGGCTGAACTATGTCACAGGAATAGGGATATCAAAAGCCATTATATTCGGCGCACTTCCATTTATACCCGGCGATATGGTAAAGATTGTAGTTGCAGCGCTTCTCTCCGGTCGGCTCAGCAAACACATCAATATAAATAATGACTGA
- a CDS encoding EAL domain-containing protein: MLKVIFRSIVLIFAAAALLISSFASSSAYYGEPTSKIIYQVDGNHPPFEFSSGSEVYGFGLDIGRMIFSGGNFNVQYSSDTWVNVYDRIKKGEIDICGLLAVTESRKKDVLFTKPLVKTSRAVYAAKDVKIENIADIAAYRVGVQKSDYSETILQDELNIKDYFSFNNLEESIQALEVGKIDVVFGNQEVMNYLLVKHQLSNKIIPHIINIYPTDLAFGVSKARPELISFMNEQIERLQKAGLYEQAFLKYFYTHSEYYKSNQQRKLVYLGLFLLLVMVTGILFVNILIKQLRRVIDKATSNLKKEHELLRTTLLSIRDGVVAVNAKGKVTFMNHVAEQLTGFLEKEALDKPLNEILNIIDTDSGMRYEIPTTEVLQKGYPVNFNNLNVLISEGGSHHLILGSASPIKNDLDEVIGALIAFQDISEKKQAEETIKYHEYYDSLTDLPNRKLFHEYLNNALESANLNNNKLSVLMIDLDYFKNINDNLGHHIGDKLLQQVAKRLIKVLDNNEVLARMGGDEFTILIPQIDGSEQSCDLARKATEELACVYNIDEHELYITASIGIAVYPDDGSESAVIMKHADSALYSAKENGRNTYRSYEVIDDEEIINRFSLTTDLRTAILRNEMILYYQPKIDSVTGMVIGIEALIRWDHPERGIINPGVFIPLAEETGLISQLDTWVLRTACSQFNNLKEIYGGSLRLSVNLSAYQFRNHNLVDTVTQVLKETAFNPSDLELEITETTAMENIDFTIKTLNRLNEMGVCISMDDFGTGYSSLSYLRYFPIHILKIDKSFIKDITNDQNTKVIVKSIIDVAHSLKLKVTAEGVETVEQLSMLKQMSCDEIQGFLISKPLPLLELKKNMLPVMA, encoded by the coding sequence ATGTTGAAAGTGATTTTTAGAAGTATTGTCTTAATTTTTGCAGCTGCTGCTTTACTAATTTCTTCCTTTGCTTCAAGCAGTGCATATTATGGAGAACCCACCTCTAAGATTATATATCAAGTAGACGGAAACCACCCACCATTTGAGTTTTCCTCCGGTAGTGAAGTATACGGCTTTGGTCTTGATATCGGCAGAATGATATTCAGTGGCGGGAATTTTAACGTGCAATATTCCTCCGATACATGGGTCAATGTATATGATCGTATAAAAAAGGGAGAAATCGATATATGTGGTTTGCTTGCTGTAACGGAAAGCCGAAAAAAGGATGTGTTGTTTACTAAACCTTTAGTAAAAACCTCCAGAGCAGTTTATGCTGCGAAGGATGTTAAAATAGAAAATATTGCTGATATTGCAGCATACAGAGTAGGTGTACAAAAGTCCGACTACTCCGAGACAATACTCCAGGATGAGCTTAACATAAAAGACTATTTCAGCTTCAACAATTTGGAGGAAAGCATCCAAGCTCTTGAGGTCGGCAAAATAGATGTTGTTTTTGGCAATCAGGAAGTAATGAACTACTTGCTTGTAAAGCATCAATTGTCCAATAAGATAATTCCCCATATTATTAATATCTATCCGACAGATTTAGCTTTCGGTGTAAGTAAAGCCAGGCCTGAGCTGATAAGCTTTATGAATGAACAAATTGAGAGGCTTCAGAAAGCTGGTCTCTATGAACAAGCCTTCCTGAAATATTTCTACACGCATTCAGAGTATTATAAGTCAAATCAGCAAAGAAAATTAGTTTACTTAGGATTATTTCTTCTGCTTGTAATGGTAACAGGGATATTATTCGTTAATATACTTATAAAGCAGCTTCGCAGGGTGATAGACAAGGCTACCAGTAATCTAAAAAAAGAGCACGAACTTCTCCGAACCACACTATTAAGCATAAGAGATGGCGTTGTAGCAGTAAACGCAAAAGGTAAAGTAACGTTTATGAATCACGTTGCGGAACAGCTTACAGGTTTTCTTGAAAAGGAAGCTTTGGACAAGCCCTTGAATGAAATACTGAATATAATAGACACAGACAGTGGAATGAGATATGAGATCCCTACAACGGAAGTGCTGCAGAAGGGATATCCTGTAAATTTCAATAATTTAAATGTACTCATATCTGAAGGAGGCTCCCATCATCTGATACTCGGCTCAGCATCGCCCATTAAGAATGATTTGGATGAGGTAATTGGTGCACTGATCGCCTTCCAGGATATATCTGAAAAGAAGCAGGCTGAGGAAACAATAAAGTATCATGAGTATTATGATAGCCTTACAGACCTCCCCAATAGAAAGCTTTTCCATGAATATCTTAATAATGCCCTTGAAAGTGCTAATCTGAATAATAACAAGCTATCTGTTCTTATGATTGACCTTGACTACTTCAAGAATATTAACGACAACTTGGGTCATCATATCGGAGATAAGCTGCTCCAGCAGGTAGCAAAGAGGCTTATAAAAGTTCTTGATAATAATGAAGTTCTTGCCCGAATGGGTGGAGATGAGTTCACAATACTTATACCTCAAATTGATGGATCTGAGCAGTCTTGCGACCTCGCCCGCAAAGCTACTGAGGAGCTGGCCTGCGTATATAATATAGATGAGCATGAGCTATACATAACCGCAAGCATAGGAATAGCAGTGTATCCAGATGATGGATCAGAATCCGCCGTTATAATGAAGCATGCTGATTCTGCCCTTTATAGTGCCAAGGAAAATGGCCGAAATACATACAGAAGTTATGAAGTAATTGATGACGAAGAGATAATAAACCGTTTCTCCTTGACAACGGACCTGCGTACAGCCATTCTGCGCAATGAAATGATTCTCTATTATCAACCTAAAATTGACAGCGTCACAGGGATGGTTATCGGAATAGAAGCGCTAATAAGATGGGATCATCCAGAGAGAGGAATCATAAATCCGGGGGTGTTCATACCTCTTGCAGAAGAAACCGGCTTGATAAGCCAATTGGATACCTGGGTACTTAGGACTGCCTGTTCGCAGTTTAATAACCTGAAGGAAATATACGGTGGGTCTTTAAGGCTTTCGGTGAACCTCTCCGCTTACCAGTTCAGAAACCATAATCTTGTGGATACTGTCACCCAGGTGCTTAAGGAGACCGCTTTCAACCCCTCAGATCTGGAGCTGGAAATCACAGAGACAACAGCTATGGAGAACATTGATTTCACAATAAAAACCTTGAATAGACTTAATGAGATGGGTGTCTGCATATCAATGGATGACTTCGGCACCGGCTATTCCTCCCTTAGCTATTTAAGATACTTCCCAATACATATACTGAAGATAGACAAATCCTTCATAAAGGATATAACAAATGACCAGAACACCAAGGTCATTGTTAAGTCAATAATAGATGTTGCTCACAGCCTGAAACTAAAAGTGACAGCAGAAGGTGTCGAGACAGTGGAGCAGCTGTCTATGCTGAAGCAAATGAGCTGCGACGAGATTCAGGGTTTCCTGATAAGCAAGCCCTTACCCCTTCTGGAATTGAAAAAGAATATGCTGCCGGTTATGGCATAA
- a CDS encoding DUF192 domain-containing protein produces MLYNETKKIMIVDNLKIAKTFKERFLGLMFKRRLPAHEGLMLLGCSAIHTCFMRFAIDVVFMDINHRVIGIKEKIKPWQLSGFVRKAYIALELPEGTVDKKNITIGDILILG; encoded by the coding sequence ATGCTATACAATGAAACAAAGAAAATCATGATTGTAGATAATTTGAAAATCGCTAAAACCTTTAAGGAACGCTTTCTGGGCCTTATGTTCAAAAGAAGGCTACCTGCTCATGAAGGATTGATGCTTTTAGGCTGCAGTGCAATACACACCTGCTTCATGAGGTTTGCGATTGATGTTGTCTTTATGGATATAAATCATAGGGTTATAGGGATAAAGGAAAAAATAAAACCGTGGCAGCTTAGCGGCTTTGTCCGTAAGGCATATATAGCTTTGGAGCTGCCAGAAGGCACGGTTGATAAAAAAAATATCACAATAGGAGATATTCTGATTCTAGGATAA
- a CDS encoding transketolase, with protein MNNNEIRLLQDKCRHIRRLIINEIGKLGVGHVGGCLSIVEALVVLYYKIMNINPDNPHMEGRDRFVLSKGHAGPGLYAVLADKGYFDVSELDTLNKPGTNLPSHCDMLKTRGVDMTAGSLGQGISCAVGIAKASNIKRDNAYIYSIIGDGESQEGQVWEAALTAAQFKLDNLIAFTDNNRMQIDGNTKEIVGVEPIGDKWKAFGWNVDVVDGHDVAAIYNAIIEAKKSQGRPTMIVLNTIKGKGVSFIEAMGAKNHSMPVTEEQRIKALEELRQEV; from the coding sequence ATGAATAATAACGAAATAAGGCTGCTTCAGGATAAGTGCAGGCACATTAGAAGGCTCATTATTAATGAAATAGGAAAGTTGGGAGTCGGACATGTGGGAGGGTGTCTTTCAATAGTAGAAGCACTTGTTGTGCTCTATTACAAGATTATGAACATTAATCCGGACAATCCTCATATGGAAGGAAGGGACAGGTTTGTGCTTTCCAAGGGACATGCTGGTCCCGGCCTTTATGCAGTGCTTGCTGATAAAGGATACTTCGATGTAAGCGAGCTTGACACTCTGAATAAGCCTGGAACCAATCTGCCAAGCCACTGTGATATGCTGAAAACAAGAGGAGTCGATATGACTGCGGGGTCATTAGGTCAGGGCATTTCTTGTGCTGTGGGAATAGCCAAAGCATCAAATATTAAGAGGGATAATGCATATATATATTCAATTATTGGAGATGGAGAGAGTCAAGAAGGACAGGTTTGGGAGGCGGCTTTAACGGCAGCTCAGTTCAAGCTTGACAACCTCATAGCCTTTACTGATAACAACAGGATGCAGATTGATGGGAATACAAAGGAGATAGTTGGAGTTGAACCTATAGGTGACAAGTGGAAGGCTTTTGGCTGGAATGTGGATGTTGTTGATGGTCATGATGTGGCTGCAATTTATAATGCTATAATCGAAGCTAAGAAATCTCAGGGCAGGCCAACTATGATTGTATTAAACACAATCAAGGGAAAAGGGGTTTCTTTTATTGAAGCTATGGGGGCAAAGAATCACAGTATGCCTGTGACTGAGGAGCAAAGAATAAAAGCCTTGGAAGAATTGAGGCAGGAGGTATGA
- a CDS encoding DUF4392 domain-containing protein — protein sequence MYHNAAILIEQLIKNDAGGRGLGDITQASDIVRAAEELYGGNKILIITGFCIAETLCGETDGPLGAATLACALEKLGKTVMIVTDRYSENILSACTGHMKVKAGRVILPYQGTGEFCSGLLDSFKPSHVVSVERPGKAKDGRFYSMKGADLTHLIPDSDSLFESAKLRGVVTIAVGDGGNELGMGKVRELVVKCVDMGETIAAVINADYTIVAGVSNWGAHGLEAMLSMLAGRILLQETETERALIMKMVEAGAVDGCTKRNEPTVDGLSLEQNVEVLSSLRKLTADLIQK from the coding sequence ATGTATCATAATGCTGCCATTTTGATAGAGCAGCTAATAAAGAACGATGCAGGCGGCAGGGGTCTGGGAGACATTACCCAAGCATCAGACATTGTCAGGGCAGCTGAAGAGCTGTATGGCGGCAATAAAATTCTTATAATTACGGGGTTCTGCATTGCGGAGACCCTGTGCGGTGAGACTGATGGGCCTCTTGGAGCAGCAACTTTGGCGTGCGCGTTGGAGAAGCTTGGAAAAACAGTAATGATAGTGACTGATAGATATTCGGAAAATATTTTAAGTGCATGTACCGGGCATATGAAAGTTAAGGCAGGCCGAGTGATATTGCCATATCAAGGTACCGGGGAATTCTGCTCTGGACTTTTGGACAGCTTTAAGCCCAGTCATGTTGTTTCGGTGGAAAGACCTGGGAAAGCGAAGGATGGAAGATTCTACTCAATGAAAGGCGCTGACTTGACCCACCTGATACCGGACAGTGACAGCCTGTTCGAATCTGCAAAGCTGCGAGGAGTAGTGACCATAGCGGTGGGGGATGGCGGAAATGAACTGGGGATGGGAAAGGTCAGGGAGCTGGTAGTTAAATGCGTTGATATGGGAGAAACCATTGCTGCTGTGATAAATGCTGATTATACAATTGTAGCAGGGGTTTCCAACTGGGGTGCTCATGGATTGGAAGCTATGCTGTCAATGCTCGCGGGGCGGATACTACTTCAGGAGACTGAGACAGAGAGGGCTCTTATCATGAAAATGGTTGAAGCCGGTGCAGTTGACGGCTGTACCAAAAGGAATGAGCCTACAGTGGATGGACTAAGCCTTGAACAAAATGTAGAAGTGCTTTCAAGCTTACGGAAACTTACGGCTGACTTAATACAAAAGTAA